The nucleotide sequence CGATGCCGTGCGCGTCGAGCAGCATCAGCAGGCTGTCGCCCTCGCAGCCGGGGAACGACAGGTGCGCGTTGCCCGGGAGCCGGTCGGCGCCGAGCGGGGCGCCGTTGAGCACCGCGTCCGGGACCTCGGTCAGCACCGCGGCGACCAGCTCGTCGCGCAGCACGGCCAGCTCGGTGCGCCGGCGTGGGGCGGCCGCGACCGACTCGGTGACCGCGGTGGCCAGCCCGACCAGCGACGGGACGTCGAGGGTGCCGGAGCGCACGTCGCGCTCCTGCCCGCCGCCGTGCAGCAACGGCGTGCAGTCGACGTCGCGGCCCAGCAGCAGCACCCCGGCGCCGTAGGGGCCGCCGAGCTTGTGCCCGGTCAGGGTGAGGGCGTCGACACCGGATGCGGCGAAGTCCACGTCGAGGATCCCGACGGCCTGCACGGCATCGGTGTGGAACGGGACCCCGAACGCGTGGCTGATCTCGGCCAGTTCGCGCACCGGGTTGACCGTGCCGACCTCGTTGTTCGCCCACATCACCGACACCAGCGCGTTCGCGTCCGGGTCCTCGGCGAGCGCCGCGCGCAGCGTCTCCGGCCGGACCCGGCCGGTGGCGTCGACCTCGAGCAGGCGCAGCCGGGCGCCCTCGTGCGCGACCAGCCATTCGGCGGCGTCGATCACGGCGTGGTGCTCGACCGCGGACACCAGCACCCGGGTGCGGCGCTGGTCGGCCGTGTGCCGGGCCCAGTACAGGCCCTTGACCGCCAGGTTGTCGCTCTCGGTCCCGCCGGCGCAGAACACGACCTCGGACGGACGGGCGCCGACCGCATCGGCGATCCGCTCCCGCCCCTCCTCGACCTCGCGCCGGGCGCGACGGCCCGACGAGTGCAGCGACGACGCGTTGCCGGTGCGGCCGAGCGCGTCGCTCATGGCGGCGACGGCTGCGGGCAGCATCGGTGTGGTCGCCGCGTGGTCCAGGTACGTCATCGGCTGCCAGGATAATCCCCGTGCGGGCGGGCCGGGCGCCTCACCCGCGTCCGGAGCGCACCCCGGGCACCGGGCCGGTCCGCCGGACGTGCTCGCAGGCGCGCCGGGCGAGCGTGCGGCGGTCGTCGTCACCGGGTTCGACGAGGTCGCCCACCCGCACCTCACAGACCAGTCCGGGCAGCCGTAGGACCCGGCCGATGGTGTCGCCCAATGTCTGTCCGCCGACGAAGGCGGCCGCGGTGGTCGGTCGTCCGTCCGGGGTGCTGAGCGTGATCGTGACCGGCCGTACCGGCACGGATGCGTCGATCGCGGACTGGAACGGTGCCCGCCGGTAGTCGCCGCCGACCGCGCCGCACCAGGTCGTCGCCTCCGGGAACACCCCGACCAGTGCACCGGAGCGCAGCGCGCCGGTCACCGTCGCGACGGTCGCGGGCAGCCGGGACAGGCCCTCGCGGTGCACGAACACGGTGCCGACCCGAGCACCCAGCGTCCCGATCAGCGGCCAGTCCCGCACCTCCCGCTTGGCCAGCATCGTCACCGGGCCGATCGCGCCGAGCGCCGGGATGTCGATCCAGGACGTGTGGTCGGCGACGACGAGTGCGCCGCGGCCGTCCGGCGGCGCGAGCGGGCCGCCGCGCACGACGAGCCGCACCCCGGCCCCCCGGAGCACCGCGCGGTGCAGGGCGCGCAGCACCGGACCGAGCGCGCGGGGCCCGGCCGACGCGGCCGGCGGCACCGCGAGCAGGGCCAGCACGAGCACCCCGAGCAGCACCGTGGCCCGGCGGACCATCCGCCACCAGCCGGTCGTCGGTGCGGCGGGCAGGCACTCCTGCGGGGAGCACGGCGACCAGGCGGCCCACGGCCCACCGGGCCGCTGCGCGGCGGGCGGCACGGTGGGGTGGGTGGGATGGCCCAGCCCGGGCGCGGCGTGCCGGGAGTCGGTGAGCCGGGAGTCGGTGAGCAGAGCAGCGGCGGGCCGGGCGGGGTTCGCCGCACCGGCGCCGGGCTGCTGCGTCCCGGTGCGCGGAGCAGCACCGGAACGGGCCGGGTCCGCGACACCGGAGCCGGACTGCTGTGTGCCGGTGCGCAGCGCAGAGCCGGACCGGGCCGGGTCCCCGACACCGGCGGTGAGGGTCATGCCCCGGTCTCCGAACCGGCGTCCGGCCCGGCCGCCTCGCCCAGGAAGAACCGGCGGTAGCGCGGATCCATCCGATCCATTCCGAGCAGCACCGGGAAGTCGGCGACGCCGAAGTCCGGATCGTGCGCCGGTGGCCCGCACACCCAGGTGCCCAGGCGCAGGTAGCCGCGCAGCAGCGGCGGCACCGCCGTCGAGCGGTGCCGCGGCGCGGTCGCCGGATCCCAGGGCCGGAGCGGGACGGTCCGGTATCCGGCCGGGGCGAGGTGCCGGGCCCGCACGGTCTCCCAGACCCCCGCGGCCCGGACGCCGCCGTCGTCGAGCCCGACGCTGGCGCAGCCGATCAGCCAGCGGTGCCCGGTGAGCAGCATGTAGCGGGCCAGCCCGGCCCACACCAGCCCGACGACGGCACCCGCCCGGTGCTCGGGATGCACGCAGGACCGGCCGGTCTCCACCAGCGACCCGCGCAGCGGATCGAGCGCGGACAGGTCGAACTCGCCGTCGGCGTAGAGCCCACCGGCTTCGCGGGCGCCCCGCGGCGGCAGCATCCGGTAGGTGCCGACGATCTCGCCGGTCGCGTCCTCGCGGACCACCAGGTGGTCGCAGAAGTCGTCGAAGCGGTCGACGTCGCGGCCGGGCACCGGGGAGTCCAGCCGGGCCCCCAGCTCCTCGGCGAACACCCGGTACCGCAGTGCCTGTGCCGCGGCGACGTCGTCGGCGTCGGTGGTGAGCAGCAGGGAGTACCGCCGGGCGGCGGTCTCCGGGGTGGAGACGATCACCTGGTTCACACCGGTGTTGGTACCGGCCGCACCCGACGTCCCGGCGGTCCGGCGGTGGCGCCGGGATGAACGCCCCCCGACGGAGCCGGGCAGGTCGCCGAACCGGTGTCGGCCGGGTGTCGTCGCAGGCAGGAGCCGGGTGGGAACAGGTGAACACCGGCCTCACACACGGCGACGCCCGGTCACCGCGCGGGGCGGTGGCCGGGCGTCGCCGAGGAACACACCAGGCGTCAGCTCTTGCGCTTGGTGATCTCCTCCTGCAGCTGCGGCGCAACCTTGAACAGGTCACCGACGATGCCGAAGTCGGCGACCTCGAAGATCGGCGCCTCCTCGTCCTTGTTCACCGCGACGATCGTCTTCGACGTCTGCATGCCGGCCCGGTGCTGGATCGCACCGGAGATGCCGAGCGCGATGTAGAGCTGCGGCGACACCGACTTGCCGGTCTGCCCGACCTGGAACTGCGGCGGGTAGTAGCCCGAGTCGACCGCGGCACGGGAGGCGCCGACGGCCGCGCCGAGCGAGTCGGCCAGACCCTCGACGACCGTGAAGTCCTCGGCCGAGCCGACGCCACGCCCACCGGAGACGATCACGGTCGCCTCGGTCAGCTCCGGACGCGACCCGCCCTCGATCGGCTCGCGGGCGGTCACCGTGGCCTGCCGGCCTGCGGCGGCGGGGACCTCGACGGTCTCCCGCGCCCCGGCGCCGGCGCTCGCCTCGATGTCGATCGCGCCCGGGCGCACGGTGATCACCGGGTGCTCGGTGTTCGCCTTCGCCTCGGCGGTGTAGGCACCACCGAACACGGAGTGCTGCACACCGTCGGCCGTGACACCGACCGCGTCGCCGAGCAGGCCGGAGTTCGTCCGGACGGCCAGCCGGCCGGCGATCTCCTTGCCGTTCGCCGACGCCGAGATCAGCACCGCAGCGGGCGAGGCCGACGAGACCAGCGCCTCCAGCACCCCCACCTCGGGGGCCAGGAAGTCGCTCGAGTCGGTCTCCGCGACGTAGATCTTCTCCGCGCCGTTCTGCGCCAGCCCGTCGGCCAGCTTGTCCGCCACTCCGGCGGCACCCACCACGACGGCCGAGGGCTCGCCCAGCGCGCGGGCGGCGGTCAGCAGCTCGTAGGTGGTCTTCTTGACGTCACCGTCGACGTGGTCGACGAGAACCAGTACCTCGGTCATGGTTTTCGGTCTCCTAGGAAGAAGGGGTTTCGACTACGCCGACGCTCAGATCAGCTTCTGGCCGACCAGGTACTCGGCGATCTTCGCGCCGCCGTCGCCCTCGTCGGTCACCTTCTCGCCGGCCTGCTTGGGCGGCTTCGGCGCCGAGGACGTCACGGTGGTCAGCGCGTTCGCCAGCCCCACCTCGGAGGCGTCGATCCCGGCACCGGCCAGGTCCAGCGACGTCACCGGCTTCTTCTTCGCCGCCATGATCCCCTTGAACGAGGGGTAGCGCGGCTCGCCCGACTTCTCGCCCACCGACACCACGGCCGGCAGCTCGGCGCTCAGCCGGGTGACGCCGTCGTCGGTCTCCCGCTTCGCGGTCACCGTCGTACCCTCGACCGACAGCTCGTTGGCCCAGGTCAGCGCCGGCACCCCGAGCAGATCGGCGATCATCGCCGGCACCGCCGCGATCTGACCGTCGGACGCCGAGTTACCGGCGATCACCAGGTCCCAGCCGTCGACGGTGCCGATCAGCTTGGTCAGCGCCTTCGCCGTCTGCACCGCGCACGAGCCGTGGATCGCCTCGTCGGACAGGTGCACCGCGGAGTCCGCGCCCATCGACAGCGCCTTGCGGATCGCGTCCGTCGCGCTGTCCGGGCCGATCGTCACGACGACGACCTCGGAGCCCTCGTTGGCCTCCTTCAACTGCAGCGCCTGCTCCACCGCGCGCTCGTTGATCTCGTCGATGACCGCCTCGGTCCCCGCCCGGTCCAGGGTGTGGTCGGAGTCGGACAGCTTCCGCTCCGAGTACGTGTCGGCCACCTGCTTCACCAGGGTCACGATCTTCATAGGACCTCTTCGACCTCCTGCCGCGGCGGCCTGCGCGCCTGCGCACACCGCGTCGTCCTGATTCGCGGTCCGGCACCGGTGGTCCGGTCCCGTCCCGTCTCGCGTCACCGTGACGGTGCTGTGCCGCGCGCTCTGGGAGAGCGGAGGTGGGCCGCGGCATCGCGCCCGTCGTACCCGGTGACTCTGCCAGCGTCGCGCCGTAGTGGCACGCCGTGCCACTGTGACATTCATTGTTACCAACGAGTAGCCATGTGGCAAACGCCCACGAGCGGTGACCGTACTCACGCGCGGGCCACGTCACGCCGGGCACGCGCGATGTCACAGGACGTATCGCCTGGAGGGGGGACGGGTTTCGCTACCGTCAGCACCTCGGACACCGGCAGGAAGGAGCCCCCGTGCAGGTGACCGGGTTCGACGACCGATTGGGAACCGGCTACGTCCTCAGTACCGGCGCACACGCCGACGAGGACGTGCCGGGCAGCAGGGTCGTGCACCACGGCGGGATGACGGTGCGGGCCACCGACGGCCTCGCCGCGATGCTGGAGGACGCGCTGGCCTACCGGCCGACCACCCGGCTGGGGTGGGGTGGCCCGGAGGTGCCGCTGACGCTGGAGGACGCGACGCTGCTCGCCTGGCTGCGTCAGGACGTGGGCGGGGTGGTTGCCGTCGCGGGCGAGCCGGCCGCCTGAGTCAGCGCCGCAGGTATGCCAGTGCCCGGGCCGCGGCGTGCGCGCCGCACATGCCGTGCGCGCCCGGCCCCGGCGGGGTCGCGGCCGAGCACAGGTAGTGGCCCGGCGCGCCGGTGTCGTACGGCGCCAGGGTGGTCCGCGGCCCGAACAACAGCTGCCGCAGGTCCTTGGCGCCGGTGAGGATGTTGCCGCCGACGAAGTTCGGGTTCCCGGCGAAGGACGCCGGATCGGTGACCAGCGTCCCCACGATCCGCTCGCGGAAGCCGGGCGCGAAGCGCTCGATCTGTGCGGTGATCGCGCCGCTCACGTCCCCGGCCCAGCCGTACGGGACGTGCGCGTAGGCGTAGATCGGGTGCACGTCGCCGACCGACCGGCCAGGATCCGCCAGGTACTGCTGACCCACCAGCACGAACGGCCGCTGCGGCATCCGTCCGGCGTGCACCTCGCGTTCGACGTGCGCGGTCTCCCGCGCCGATCCGGCGACGTGCACCGTCCCGGCCGCCCGGGCCGCGGCGGACGTCCACGGAATGCCGCCCTGCACCGCGTAGTCGACCTTGAACGCCGCCGGGCCGTACCGGAAACGCCGGTAGGCACGGGCCACCCGGGCGGGCAGCCGGTCGCCCAGCAGCCCGGGCAGCTGATCCGGCCCGACGTCCCAGACCGTCACGTCGGACGCCGGGAGCTCGTCGGCCGAGCGCACCCGCACCCCTGTCTCGATCCGCGCGCCGTGCTCGGCGAGCACCGCCGCGAGCGCGTCCGAGATCGCCCGGGAGCCGCCCTCGGCGACCCCCCAGCCGTGCCGGTGCCCGGCCGTCAGGATTCCCGCCCCGATGGCCGACGACAGCGGCCGGTTCAGCGGCCGGAACGCGTGCGCGGCCGTCCCGAGGAACAGTGCGCGGCCCCGCTCGGTGCGGAACGCCCTGCCCAGCAGCTCCGCCGGGAGCACCGTCGGGGCGCCGAACCGGGCGAGCCGCAGCGGATGCCGCGGCACCCGCAGCAGCGGCCCGAGTACGTCGGCGGCGAGCTGGTCGTAACCCCGCGACGGGGCGCCGAACAATGCCCGCCACAGCCGCCCGTCGGCGCCGAGGCCGGCCGCCGTCCGCTGCACCGAGCGGTGCAGGACACCGGCGTCGCCGTCGTCCAGCGGGTGCGCGCAGTCGATCTCGGGCAGCCGCCAGCGCAGGCCGTGCCGCTCCAGCCCGAGCTCCCGCAGCACCGTCGAGCCGACCGCCATCGGATGCACCGCCGAGCAGTGGTCGACCAGCAGGCCGGGCACGATCGCCTCGCCGCTGCGGGTGCCGCCGCCGATCTCGTCGGCGGCCTCCAGCACGGTGACCTCGATCCCGGCGCGGGCCAGCACGGCGGCGGCGACCAGCCCGTTCGGGCCGGAACCGACGACGGTCGCGGTGCTCATGGGGATGCTCCTGACTCGGCTACGGACAGCAGTGTGGAGCCACCGCCGCCGGGAACGGGATCCGGCCCCGCGGCCTTCCGGCCGTGGCCGTGGCCGGGACTTCGTCGTGACCGTGTGGGGTGGCGGGGCGGGCGACCTCGGCGGCGGCGCCCGCCCCACCACGGTCAGGGAGCGACCGGCTGCCCGGGCGCGGTCTCGCCGGCCGGCTGCGGCGCCCGCCAGGTGACGGTGAGCGGGATCGGCCCGTTCGGGAGCCACGGCTGCTCGTTCACCGCGTCGGCGACGGTCCAGTGCCCGCGCTCGATCACGCCGAGCGCGGCGTCGATGAGCTGATAGTGCTGGACCTTCGAGTGGATCGCCTGGGACTCGACCCAGCAGACGACGAACTCGCCAGGGGCGAAGCCGACCCGCTTCTGCACCGCCTCGATCAGGTCGAGGCCGTGCAGGTGCCCCTCACCGAAGTTGAAGCCGATCAGCGAGTTGCAGGCGAACTCCGCCTCGCGGACGGTGCGCCGGTCGAGATCGTCGAGGCGGGCGGCCAGCACCGAGAACAACCCGCGGCCCTGCGAGTGCATGGATCGCCAGGCGATCGTCTGCTGCATGGTGATCTCGGCGACGGCCGCCGGGTACCCCAGCGCCTGGAGCTGGTCGACCTGGTTGCGGCTCGGGCGGGGGCTGATGGTGTTCAGCTTCTCCTCGGCGCCGGGGGTGAAGGTCCACAGCGCCGATGCCCAGTTGCCCGCGTACTGGCGCATCGATGGCAGGAACGAGACGAGATCGGGCCGCAGGTTGCCCAGTGCCGGGAAGAACGCCAGCGCGGCGATGATCGCCACGGTCAGTACGGGCGAGCTCATGTCGGCGATGCCGAAGCCGTCCTGGTTGGGGAACCCGAGGAACAGGAAGACCGCGAGGTAGCCGAACAGCAGGTTCCACTCCAGCGGCACCGCGAGCGGGAAGGTGGAGGTGATGAACAGATGGAAGACCACCATCAGCACCACCCCGGCGAGGGTCAGCCAGTAGTTCGTGGAGAAGAGCAGCACCAGCGGGGTGATGATCTCCACCGTGGTGCCGCCGACGTGCGCCATGAAGGTGGCGAACCGGGACGGACGGATGTCGCGCGGGAAGTCGCGGTAGTGCGCCCGCTTGAGCCACTTCGACGGGACGCACGGGCTGTTGGAGATCATCGGCGGGATCACGTTGGTGAAGTGCCTGCCGAACTTGGACACCCCGGCGCCGATCCAGACCGCGCAGATCAGCAACTTCGCCGCGACGATCATGTCGACGAACGGCAGGACGCCGAAGAACACCATCGCGGGCAGGTACTGCTCACCGCGGGACGCCAGGAAGATCGTCTTGTCGCGCAGGCCGCAGAGCACCAGCAGCACCACCGGCGCGATCATCAGCCACGGGGCGACCAGGCCGGAGGTGTTGTCCGGCAGCACCGCCGACAGCGATTCACTCGGCACGCCGGGCAGCACGATCGCGAGCAGCAGCGAAGCCAGGAAGCCCAGGTAGATGACGACGTCGAACACCGTGCGGGTGTCACCGCCGGTGCCCGGCACCGCCTTCCACGGGCGCAGCCGGATGGTGCCCGGCCGGGCCCAGAACAACACCCCGCCGGTCATCGGCTTGAACTTGCCCGCGATCGGTCCCCACGACCCCGCGAGCCCGATCGCCTCCAGCAGCACCGTCCAGAGGACCAGCTTCTGGTAGACGACCGGCTCGTTCCACCAGCCGGCCACGTCCCAGAACGGGCCGACGCCCGACGTCCAGGTGATCAGCGCGGTGCCCGCCAGCAGATAGAGGAACACCAGCTTCAGCACGTAGGTGGTCGGAATCATCTTCGGCGAGCCGAATCCGAACTGGACCCAGTGCAGTGCGAGTGCCTTGGTCCGTTCGAACAGCGGCTTGTCCAGAAACGTGTCCACGTCGACCGGCGGGAAGTCGCCCGTCTTGAACCCCATTGTTCAATCCTCTCGGTGTCGTTCTCCGCAGGCCGTTCCGGTCGGATCGATCGCGCGGCGCGGTGCCCGATCAGCTCCACAGCGATCGCAGCGGGCCCTGGTCGCCTGCGCTGCACGGCGATTCCGGCACGCTCCGCATCCGTTTCCCGGGCAGCACGGCGATGTGCATCGGGGCAGTTCCATCCGGCCGTCCGGCGTACCGGGGGCAAACGGTAGGGCCGGAGTGTGAGCCACACCATGGGCGTGGATCACGAACCGTCCGGACCGGGATGTGCCGGGAGCACAACGACCACCCCGGACGGGTGACACCCGCCGATCAGACGCGGGCGGGCACCACCATCCGGGGGGCGAGCTCGCAGTACAACCGGCCGATCCCGTCCGGCGTGTAGGGGCCGGACGGGGTGAACCAGCGGGCCACGTCGACCCCCAGCGAGAGCACCGCCGTCGCGGCACCCCGCACCTGCGGCCCCTCCGGATCCACCCCGCCGAGCACCTGCGCGACGACGTCCCGGACGACCCGCTCGGTGGCGCGCCGCAGCACCATCACCTGGTCGCGGTGCTCCTGGCCGAGTGCCGCGAACTCGTACTGCACGACCCGGGCGACGGTGCGCTGCTCGGCGTGCCAGCGACTGAAGGCGTAGACCAGCGTCCGGAACGCGTGCCCCGCCGGGGCCTGGGTGGCCGCGGCCCGCACCAGTTCCAGCGCCCGCTCGTGCCCGCGCCGGCTGACCTCGAACAACACGTCGTCCTTGGACCGGAAGTGCAGGTACAGGGCCGCAGTGCTCAGGCCGGAGCCCGCGGCGATGTGCCGCAGGGTGGTCGCGCGGAATCCGCGGTCGGCGAACGAGTCGATCGCGGCGACGACGATCGCGCGGGCGGTCGACGGCAGGTCCGACCAGAGATCGTCACCGGCGAGCAGGACGGCGCCGGTCGCGGCCGCGCGCTCGACGTCCGCGGCCGCCGGCCCGCCGTCGTCCTCGATCATTCGCACGTCCCCGTCCCGCGCACCGCCACTCGGTGACGCCCTGCACACCTCATCATCCCCACTTGCCCCGGCGCTCCCCGCACTGGTACTTACTAAGCAATTAGTTACCACTGAAGGAGCGCCGATGCCCGAGGCCGTGATCGTCGCCGCCACCCGTTCGCCGATCGGGCGGGCCCGCAAGGGCTCACTGGCCGGCCTGCGCCCGGACGACCTGGCCGCACGGATGGTGCGGGCCGCACTGGACCGGGTCCCCCAGCTCGACCCCACCGAGATCGACGACGTGATCCTCGGCTGCGGGCTCCCCGGCGGGGAACAGGGCGACAACATGGGTCGCGTCGTGCCCGTGCTGCTCGGCCTGGACACCGTCCCGGGCACCACCGTGACCCGGTACTGCTCGTCGTCGGTGCAGACCACCCGGATGGCGATGCACGCCATCCGGGCCGGCGAGGGCGACGTGTTCGTCTCGGCCGGTGTCGAGACGGTGTCCCGCTACGACCGCGGGACCTCCGACTCCTGGCCCGGCACGCACAACCCGCTGTTCACCGACGCCGAGCGGCGCACCGCCGAGGTGGCCGCCACCGGCGCCGCGGAGTGGACCGACCCGCGCACCGCCGGGCTGGTCCCGGACGTCTACATCTCGATGGGCCAGACCGCGGAGAACCTGGCGCTGGCCACCGGCGTCACCCGCGAGGACATGGACCGGTTCGCCGTGCGCTCGCAGAACCTCGCCGAGGCCGCGATCGGCAGCGGCTTCTACGCCGACGAGATCACCCCCGTCACCCTCGACGACGGCACCGTCGTGGACACCGACGACGGCCCCCGCGCCGGCGTCACCTACGACGCCGTCGCCGGGCTGGCGCCGGTGTTCCGGCCGGACGGGCGGGTCACCGCGGGCAACTGCTGCCCGCTCAACGACGGCGCCGCCGCACTCGTGGTCATGTCCGACACCCGGGCCCGGGACCTGGGGATCACCCCGCTGGCCCGGGTCGTCGCCACCGGCGTCTCCGGGCTCTCGCCGGAGATCATGGGCCTCGGCCCGGTCGAGGCGTCCCGGCAGGCACTGGCCAGGGCCGGCATGACGATCGACGACGTGGACCTGGTCGAGATCAACGAGGCGTTCGCGGCGCAGGTCGTCCCGTCCGCCCGCGAGCTGGGGATCGACCCGTTCGGCGACACGCTCAACGTGCACGGCGGTGCCATCGCGGTCGGCCACCCGTTCGGCATGACCGGCGCCCGGATCACGACCACCCTGCTGAACGGGCTGCGCTCGCGGGACGCGACCATCGGTCTGGAGACCATGTGCGTCGGTGGCGGGCAGGGCATGGCGATCATCCTGGAGAGGCTGTCCTGATGGCGAACCTGACCTTCGACTTCACGCACCGCTCGGTCGTCGTCACCGGGGCCGCGCGCGGCGTCGGACGCGCGATCGCCGAGCGCTTCACCGGCGCCGGAGCGACCGTGTTCCTGGTCGACTTCGACGCCGACGCGGTCGCCGCCACGGCCGATGAGCTGGGCGCGACCGGCATCGCGGCGGACGTGTCGGACACCGCCGCGGTGACCGCCGTCGTCGACCGGGTGGTGACCGACACCGGCCGGCTCGACGTGCTCGTCAACAACGCCGGGGTGCTGCGCGACGGCGTGCTCTGGAAGCTGACCGACGACGACTACGAGACCGTGCTGGCGGTGCACTCCGGTGGAACCTTCCGGTTCACCAGGGCAGCGGTGCCGCAGTTCCGGGCGCAGGGCTCCGGCCGGGTGGTCAACGTGACCTCCTACACCGGCCTGCACGGCAACATCGGGCAGTCCAACTACGCGATGGCCAAGGCCGGGATCATCGGCTTCACCCGGACCGCGGCGAAGGAGCTGGCCCGCTTCGGGGTCACCGTCAACGCGATCTCACCGAACGCGCGCACCCGGATGATCGAGTCGATCCCGCAGGCCAAGCTGGACGAGCTGACCGCGCAGATCCCGGTGGGCCGGTTCGCCGAACCGTCCGAGATGGCCGACGCGGTCGCCTTCCTCGCCTCCGACGAGGCCGCCTACATCACCGGCGTCGTGCTCCCGGTCGACGGCGGGCTGTCGATATGAGCCCGTCCGGTGCCCGCGCCGGCGCCCCGGCTGCGCGTCTCGAGCCGCGCGTGCCGAGCCGCACGTGACCGGTGCCGTCCTGCCGCTCGACGGCGGCCCGTCCCCGATCCGCTGACCCGAACCGAGGTACCCACCGTGGCCACGCCGTCGTCGCTCCTGCTGTCCCGCGCCGATCTGGACTTCCTGCTGCACGACTGGCTCGACGCCGGATCGCTCACCTCCCGCGAGCGCTTCACCGAGCACTCCCGGGAGACCTTCGACGCCGTTCTCGACGTGTGCGCCGAGATCGCCGCCGAGCGGTTCGCCCCGCACAACAAGCGCAACGACATCGAGGAGCCCCGGTTCGACCCGACCGGCGGCGGCCGGGTGGTGCTGCACGACGAGGTCCGCCCGGCGCTCGACGCGCTCGCCGGGACCGGCCTGCTCGCCGCGACCGCGGACGCCTCGGTCGGCGGGCTGCAGCTGCCGCACGTGGTGCGCTCGGCCTGCGTCGCCTGGTTCGCCGCGGCGAACATCGCGACCTGGGGTTATGCGTTCCTCACCGCCGCCAACGCGAACCTGCTGCTCGCGCACGGCTCGGACGCCCAGATCGACACCTGGGTACGTCCGATGCTCGAGGGCCGGTTCCACGGCACCATGTGCCTGTCCGAGACCCAGGCCGGATCGTCGCTGGCCGACGTCAGCACCCGGGCCGAGCCGCAGGACGACGGCACCTACCGGCTCACCGGCACCAAGATGTGGATCTCCGCCGGGGACCACGAGCTGGGCGAGAACATCGTGCACCTGGTGCTGGCGAAGATCCCCGGCGGACCGGCCGGGGTGAAGGGGATCTCGCTGTTCGTCGTCCCGAAGTTCCTCGCCGGTGGCGCCGACGGCAACCCCGGTGAGCACAACGACGTCGTACTCGCCGGGCTGAACCACAAGATGGGCTACCGGGGCACCACGAACACGGTGCTGAACCTGGGCGAGGGCAGGCACACCCCCGGCGGCGCGGCGGGCGCCGTCGGTTACCTGGTCGGCGAGCCACACCGCGGCCTCACCTACATGTTCCACATGATGAACGAGGCCCGGATCGGGGTCGGCGCGGGCGCCGCGGCGCTCGGCTACACCGCCTATCTCAAGTCGCTCGACTACGCCCGTACCCGTCCGCAGGGGCGCCCGGTCACGGGCCGGGACCCCGGACAGCCGCAGGTGCCGATCGTCGAGCACGCCGACGTGCGCCGGATGCTGCTCGCGCAGAAGTCCTACGCCGAGGGCGCGCTCGCGCTCGTCCTCTACTGCGGGCGGCTGCTCGACGAGCAGGAGACCGCCCCCGAGCAGGCCGGGCGGGACCGGGCCGGCCTGCTGCTCGACGTGCTCACCCCGATCGCGAAGAGCTGGCCCTCGCAGTGGTGTCTGGCGGGCAACGACCTCGCCATCCAGGTGCTCGGCGGCTACGGCTACACCCGCGAGTACGACGTCGAGCAGCACTACCGGGACAACCGGCTCAACCCGATCCACGAGGGCACCCACGGCATCCAGGCCATCGACCTGCTCGGCCGCCGGACCGCGGCGGCCGGTGGGGCCGGGCTCGACGCGCTGGACGGGCTGCTGGCCGCGACGATCGCGCGGGCCCGTGCCGGGGGCGACGAGGAGGCCGGCCGGTACGCCGACCAGCTCGACGCGGCCAGGGCCCGGCTGATGGAGGTGACCCGGGCCCTGCACGCCGAGCCGGACGCGACCGTGCGGCTGGCGAACGCCTCGATCCACCTGGAGGCGGCCGGGCACGTCGTCCTGGCCTGGATCTGGCTGGAGCAGCTGCTCGCCGCCGGTGGGCGCGACGACGACCTGGGCAACGGCAAGAGGGCAGCCGCCCGGTACTTCTTCCACTACGAGCTGCCGCGCACCGGGCCGCAGCTCGACCTGCTCGCCGCACTCGAC is from Pseudonocardia autotrophica and encodes:
- a CDS encoding phytoene desaturase family protein, coding for MSTATVVGSGPNGLVAAAVLARAGIEVTVLEAADEIGGGTRSGEAIVPGLLVDHCSAVHPMAVGSTVLRELGLERHGLRWRLPEIDCAHPLDDGDAGVLHRSVQRTAAGLGADGRLWRALFGAPSRGYDQLAADVLGPLLRVPRHPLRLARFGAPTVLPAELLGRAFRTERGRALFLGTAAHAFRPLNRPLSSAIGAGILTAGHRHGWGVAEGGSRAISDALAAVLAEHGARIETGVRVRSADELPASDVTVWDVGPDQLPGLLGDRLPARVARAYRRFRYGPAAFKVDYAVQGGIPWTSAAARAAGTVHVAGSARETAHVEREVHAGRMPQRPFVLVGQQYLADPGRSVGDVHPIYAYAHVPYGWAGDVSGAITAQIERFAPGFRERIVGTLVTDPASFAGNPNFVGGNILTGAKDLRQLLFGPRTTLAPYDTGAPGHYLCSAATPPGPGAHGMCGAHAAARALAYLRR
- a CDS encoding DUF3556 domain-containing protein, coding for MGFKTGDFPPVDVDTFLDKPLFERTKALALHWVQFGFGSPKMIPTTYVLKLVFLYLLAGTALITWTSGVGPFWDVAGWWNEPVVYQKLVLWTVLLEAIGLAGSWGPIAGKFKPMTGGVLFWARPGTIRLRPWKAVPGTGGDTRTVFDVVIYLGFLASLLLAIVLPGVPSESLSAVLPDNTSGLVAPWLMIAPVVLLVLCGLRDKTIFLASRGEQYLPAMVFFGVLPFVDMIVAAKLLICAVWIGAGVSKFGRHFTNVIPPMISNSPCVPSKWLKRAHYRDFPRDIRPSRFATFMAHVGGTTVEIITPLVLLFSTNYWLTLAGVVLMVVFHLFITSTFPLAVPLEWNLLFGYLAVFLFLGFPNQDGFGIADMSSPVLTVAIIAALAFFPALGNLRPDLVSFLPSMRQYAGNWASALWTFTPGAEEKLNTISPRPSRNQVDQLQALGYPAAVAEITMQQTIAWRSMHSQGRGLFSVLAARLDDLDRRTVREAEFACNSLIGFNFGEGHLHGLDLIEAVQKRVGFAPGEFVVCWVESQAIHSKVQHYQLIDAALGVIERGHWTVADAVNEQPWLPNGPIPLTVTWRAPQPAGETAPGQPVAP
- a CDS encoding TetR/AcrR family transcriptional regulator; this encodes MIEDDGGPAAADVERAAATGAVLLAGDDLWSDLPSTARAIVVAAIDSFADRGFRATTLRHIAAGSGLSTAALYLHFRSKDDVLFEVSRRGHERALELVRAAATQAPAGHAFRTLVYAFSRWHAEQRTVARVVQYEFAALGQEHRDQVMVLRRATERVVRDVVAQVLGGVDPEGPQVRGAATAVLSLGVDVARWFTPSGPYTPDGIGRLYCELAPRMVVPARV
- a CDS encoding acetyl-CoA C-acetyltransferase — its product is MPEAVIVAATRSPIGRARKGSLAGLRPDDLAARMVRAALDRVPQLDPTEIDDVILGCGLPGGEQGDNMGRVVPVLLGLDTVPGTTVTRYCSSSVQTTRMAMHAIRAGEGDVFVSAGVETVSRYDRGTSDSWPGTHNPLFTDAERRTAEVAATGAAEWTDPRTAGLVPDVYISMGQTAENLALATGVTREDMDRFAVRSQNLAEAAIGSGFYADEITPVTLDDGTVVDTDDGPRAGVTYDAVAGLAPVFRPDGRVTAGNCCPLNDGAAALVVMSDTRARDLGITPLARVVATGVSGLSPEIMGLGPVEASRQALARAGMTIDDVDLVEINEAFAAQVVPSARELGIDPFGDTLNVHGGAIAVGHPFGMTGARITTTLLNGLRSRDATIGLETMCVGGGQGMAIILERLS
- a CDS encoding SDR family oxidoreductase, translating into MANLTFDFTHRSVVVTGAARGVGRAIAERFTGAGATVFLVDFDADAVAATADELGATGIAADVSDTAAVTAVVDRVVTDTGRLDVLVNNAGVLRDGVLWKLTDDDYETVLAVHSGGTFRFTRAAVPQFRAQGSGRVVNVTSYTGLHGNIGQSNYAMAKAGIIGFTRTAAKELARFGVTVNAISPNARTRMIESIPQAKLDELTAQIPVGRFAEPSEMADAVAFLASDEAAYITGVVLPVDGGLSI